In Mus musculus strain C57BL/6J chromosome 9, GRCm38.p6 C57BL/6J, one genomic interval encodes:
- the Rhoa gene encoding transforming protein RhoA precursor has translation MAAIRKKLVIVGDGACGKTCLLIVFSKDQFPEVYVPTVFENYVADIEVDGKQVELALWDTAGQEDYDRLRPLSYPDTDVILMCFSIDSPDSLENIPEKWTPEVKHFCPNVPIILVGNKKDLRNDEHTRRELAKMKQEPVKPEEGRDMANRIGAFGYMECSAKTKDGVREVFEMATRAALQARRGKKKSGCLIL, from the exons ATGGCTGCCATCAGGAAGAAACTGGTGATTGTTGGTGATGGAGCTTGTGGTAAGACATGCTTGCTCATAGTCTTCAGCAAGGACCAGTTCCCAGAGGTCTATGTGCCCACGGTGTTTGAAAACTATGTGGCGGATATCGAGGTGGATGGGAAGCAG GTAGAGTTGGCTTTATGGGACACAGCTGGACAGGAAGATTATGACCGCCTGCGGCCTCTCTCTTATCCAGACACCGATGTTATATTGATGTGTTTTTCCATTGACAGCCCTGATAGTTTAG AAAACATCCCAGAAAAATGGACTCCAGAAGTCAAGCATTTCTGTCCAAATGTGCCCATCATCCTGGTTGGGAACAAGAAGGACCTTCGGAATGACGAGCACACGAGACGGGAGTTGGCCAAAATGAAGCAG GAGCCGGTAAAACCTGAAGAAGGCAGAGATATGGCAAACAGGATTGGCGCTTTTGGGTACATGGAGTGTTCAGCAAAGACCAAAGATGGAGTGAGAGAGGTTTTTGAGATGGCCACGAGAGCTGCTCTGCAAGCTAGACGTGGGAAGAAAAAGTCTGGGTGCCTCATCTTGTGA
- the Gpx1 gene encoding glutathione peroxidase 1 isoform 1 (UGA stop codon recoded as selenocysteine; isoform 1 is encoded by transcript variant 1) translates to MCAARLSAAAQSTVYAFSARPLTGGEPVSLGSLRGKVLLIENVASLUGTTIRDYTEMNDLQKRLGPRGLVVLGFPCNQFGHQENGKNEEILNSLKYVRPGGGFEPNFTLFEKCEVNGEKAHPLFTFLRNALPTPSDDPTALMTDPKYIIWSPVCRNDIAWNFEKFLVGPDGVPVRRYSRRFRTIDIEPDIETLLSQQSGNS, encoded by the exons ATGTGTGCTGCTCGGCTCTCCGCGGCGGCACAGTCCACCGTGTATGCCTTCTCCGCGCGCCCGCTGACGGGCGGGGAGCCTGTGAGCCTGGGCTCCCTGCGGGGCAAGGTGCTGCTCATTGAGAATGTCGCGTCTCTCTGAGGCACCACGATCCGGGACTACACCGAGATGAACGATCTGCAGAAGCGTCTGGGACCTCGTGGACTGGTGGTGCTCGGTTTCCCGTGCAATCAGTTCGGACACCAG GAGAATGGCAAGAATGAAGAGATTCTGAATTCCCTCAAGTACGTCCGACCTGGTGGCGGGTTCGAGCCCAATTTTACATTGTTTGAGAAGTGCGAAGTGAATGGTGAGAAGGCTCACCCGCTCTTTACCTTCCTGCGGAATGCCTTGCCAACACCCAGTGACGACCCCACTGCGCTCATGACCGACCCCAAGTACATCATTTGGTCTCCGGTGTGCCGCAACGACATTGCCTGGAACTTTGAGAAGTTCCTGGTGGGCCCCGACGGTGTTCCCGTGCGCAGGTACAGCCGCCGCTTTCGTACCATCGACATCGAACCTGACATAGAAACCCTGCTGTCCCAGCAGTCTGGCAACTCCTAA
- the Gpx1 gene encoding glutathione peroxidase 1 isoform 2 (UGA stop codon recoded as selenocysteine; isoform 2 is encoded by transcript variant 2) codes for MCAARLSAAAQSTVYAFSARPLTGGEPVSLGSLRGKVLLIENVASLUGTTIRDYTEMNDLQKRLGPRGLVVLGFPCNQFGHQNGKNEEILNSLKYVRPGGGFEPNFTLFEKCEVNGEKAHPLFTFLRNALPTPSDDPTALMTDPKYIIWSPVCRNDIAWNFEKFLVGPDGVPVRRYSRRFRTIDIEPDIETLLSQQSGNS; via the exons ATGTGTGCTGCTCGGCTCTCCGCGGCGGCACAGTCCACCGTGTATGCCTTCTCCGCGCGCCCGCTGACGGGCGGGGAGCCTGTGAGCCTGGGCTCCCTGCGGGGCAAGGTGCTGCTCATTGAGAATGTCGCGTCTCTCTGAGGCACCACGATCCGGGACTACACCGAGATGAACGATCTGCAGAAGCGTCTGGGACCTCGTGGACTGGTGGTGCTCGGTTTCCCGTGCAATCAGTTCGGACACCAG AATGGCAAGAATGAAGAGATTCTGAATTCCCTCAAGTACGTCCGACCTGGTGGCGGGTTCGAGCCCAATTTTACATTGTTTGAGAAGTGCGAAGTGAATGGTGAGAAGGCTCACCCGCTCTTTACCTTCCTGCGGAATGCCTTGCCAACACCCAGTGACGACCCCACTGCGCTCATGACCGACCCCAAGTACATCATTTGGTCTCCGGTGTGCCGCAACGACATTGCCTGGAACTTTGAGAAGTTCCTGGTGGGCCCCGACGGTGTTCCCGTGCGCAGGTACAGCCGCCGCTTTCGTACCATCGACATCGAACCTGACATAGAAACCCTGCTGTCCCAGCAGTCTGGCAACTCCTAA
- the Gpx1 gene encoding glutathione peroxidase 1 isoform 3 (isoform 3 is encoded by transcript variant 3) — translation MNDLQKRLGPRGLVVLGFPCNQFGHQENGKNEEILNSLKYVRPGGGFEPNFTLFEKCEVNGEKAHPLFTFLRNALPTPSDDPTALMTDPKYIIWSPVCRNDIAWNFEKFLVGPDGVPVRRYSRRFRTIDIEPDIETLLSQQSGNS, via the exons ATGAACGATCTGCAGAAGCGTCTGGGACCTCGTGGACTGGTGGTGCTCGGTTTCCCGTGCAATCAGTTCGGACACCAG GAGAATGGCAAGAATGAAGAGATTCTGAATTCCCTCAAGTACGTCCGACCTGGTGGCGGGTTCGAGCCCAATTTTACATTGTTTGAGAAGTGCGAAGTGAATGGTGAGAAGGCTCACCCGCTCTTTACCTTCCTGCGGAATGCCTTGCCAACACCCAGTGACGACCCCACTGCGCTCATGACCGACCCCAAGTACATCATTTGGTCTCCGGTGTGCCGCAACGACATTGCCTGGAACTTTGAGAAGTTCCTGGTGGGCCCCGACGGTGTTCCCGTGCGCAGGTACAGCCGCCGCTTTCGTACCATCGACATCGAACCTGACATAGAAACCCTGCTGTCCCAGCAGTCTGGCAACTCCTAA